The genomic interval GCGCCGGCCGCGGCGGCGCGCAGCACGCGCGAGATCGAGACCAGGCGCCCGTCGGTGGGGGTGCGGGCGGCGTCGATGAGCGCGTCGATCTCGTCGGCGTCGGGCACCTCGCCCGTGTAGTCCACGACCGCCGAGCGCACGTCGAGGGAGCGCTGGGCCTTGCCGAGGGCCTCGGTGAAGGAGCGGCCGATGGCCATCGCCTCGCCCACGCTCTTCATGGTCGTGGTCAGGGTCGGATCCGCCGCCGGGAACTTCTCGAAGGCGAAGCGCGGGATCTTGACGACGACGTAGTCGAGGGTCGGCTCGAAGCTCGCGGGCGTGGTGCCCGTGATGTCGTTGCGGATCTCGTCGAGCGTGTAGCCGATGGCCAGGCGCGCCGCGATCTTGGCGATCGGGAAGCCGGTGGCCTTCGAGGCGAGCGCCGAGGAGCGCGAGACGCGCGGGTTCATCTCGATCACGACGGTGCGCCCGGTCTCGGGATGCACGGCGAACTGGACGTTGCAGCCGCCCGTGTCGACGCCGACCTCGCGGATGATGCCGATGCCGAGGTCGCGCAGGCGCTGCAGCTCGACGTCGGTCAGGGTGAGGGAGGGCGCGACCGTCACGGAGTCGCCCGTGTGCACGCCGACGGGGTCGACGTTCTCGATCGAGCAGACGACGACGCAGTTGTCGTTGCGGTCGCGCATGAGCTCGAGCTCGTACTCCTTCCAGCCGAGGATCGACTCCTCGAGGAGCACCTCGGTGGTCGGCGAGTAGTGGAGGCCGTCGCCCGCGATGCGGCGCAGGTCCCGCTCGTCGTAGGCCATGCCCGAGCCCAGGCCGCCCATCGTGAAGGAGGGGCGCACGACCATCGGGTAGCCGAGGTCCTCGGCGGCCGCGAGGCAGTCGTCCATCGTGTGGCAGATGCGCGAGCGGGCGGACTCGCCGCCCACGGTGGCCACGACCTCCTTGAACAGCTGGCGGTCCTCGGCCTTCTGGATCGCCGAGATGGTCGCGCCGATCATCTCGACGCCGAACTTCTCGAGGATGCCGCGCTCGTCGAGGGCGATCGCGGCGTTGAGCGCCGTCTGGCCGCCCAGGGTGGGCAGGATCGCGTCGGGGCGCTCGGCGGCGATGATCGAGCGGATCACGTCGGGGTCAATCGGCTCGACGTAGGTGGCGTCCGCGATCTCCGGGTCGGTCATGATCGTGGCCGGGTTGGAGTTGACGAGGATGACCCGCAGGCCCTCCTCGCGCAGCACGCGGCAGGCCTGGGTGCCGGAATAGTCGAACTCGCAGGCCTGGCCGATGACGATCGGGCCGGAGCCGATGACGAGGACGGAGGAGATGTCGTCGCGACGGGGCATCAGGATTCCTTGGAGACGAGGTCGACGAGGCGGTCGAAGAGGTAGGAGGCGTCGTGGGGGCCCGACGCCGCCTCGGGATGGTACTGGACGGAGTAGGCGGGGATGTCGAGGCATGCGATGCCCTCGACCACGTCGTCGTTGAGCCCGATGTGGGAGACCATGACGCGCCCGTAGCGGCCGCCGTCGTAGGGCGCCGTGTGCTCGCCCCGGATCGGGATGTCGACGGCGAAGCCGTGGTTCTGCGCCGTGATCTCGACCTTGCCGGTGGTCACGTCGAGCACGGGCTGGTTGATGCCGCGGTGGCCGTAGCGCAGCTTGTAGGTGCCGAAGCCGAGGGCGCGTCCGAGCAGCTGGTTGCCGAAGCAGATCCCGAAGTACGGGATGCCCGCGTCGAGCACGCCGCGCAGCAGCTCGACCTGGGCGTCGGCGGTCGCGGGGTCGCCGGGGCCGTTGGAGAAGAAGACGGCGTCGGGCTCGGTCGCGAGCAGCTCGGGCAGGGTCGTGGTCGCGGGCAGCAGGTGCACGCGCAGGCCGCGCGCGACCATGTGCCGCGGGGTCGCGCCCTTGATGCCGAGGTCGACGGCGGCGACGGTCCCGATCGCCTCGCCCTCGGGCTCGAGCACGATCGGCTGGGCGATCGTGACCTCGTCGACGAAGCTCGCGCCCGTCATCTGGGGCTCGGAGCGCACCCGCTCGAGCAGGCCGGCGGTGTCGGCGCCCTCGAGCTCGGCGCCGGAGAAGACGCCTCCGCGCACCGAGCCGAGCTCGCGCAGGCGGCGCGTGAGCTGACGGGTGTCGATGCCGCTGATGCCGACCACGCCGGAGTCGGCGAGCAGGTCGTCGAGGGTCTGCTCGCTGCGCCAGTTCGAGGCGCGGCGCGCGGCCTCGCGCACGACGTAGCCGCGCACCCACACCCGCCCGGACTCCATGTCCTCGGCGTTGGCGCCCGTGTTGCCGATGTGCGGCGCGGTCTGCACGACGATCTGGCCCGCGTAGGAGGGGTCGGTGATCGTCTCCTGGTAGCCGGTCATGCCGGTCGCGAAGACGACCTCCCCGAGGCGGGCGCCGCGCGCGCCGTACGCCTCGCCGGTGAAGGTGGTGCCGTCCTCGAGGACGAGCACGGCCGGCTCGGGGCGGGGGCGCCGCGCGGGGCCGACGGGGGCGGGGGCGGTGGTGGTCATGAGAGCTCCTCGGGAGGCTGCGGGTCGGCGACGTCGGATGGGCCAGGAGGGCCCGCCGCGGGGGCGGTGGCGGGCAGGTGCTGGTCGGCGAGGGCGAGGACGCGGTCCTGGTCCGCGCGCTCGTCGAGGCGGAAGCCGGTGTCCAGGAGGGTCTCCCCCAGCTGCCAGCGGATGACGAGCAGACCGTCGCCGCCGATCCACTTGCCGACCATGCCGGGCGCGGTGTGGACCGAGCGGACGTCCGCCCAGGGGATGAGGAACCCCGCGGCGCCCTGCCGGTCGACCTGCAGGGCCGGCCCGCCGTCGTGCTCGGTCTCGCCGAGGACGGCGCGGCTGCGGGCGCCGAGCCCGCGCGCGGTGACCCGTTCGAGAGGCTGCTCGGCGAGGGTGGTGGCGACGTAGACGCCCTCGGCGCGGCGGCCCGCTCCCCCGGGCGGTGCCGGCGGAGGCGTGAGCGCGGGCAGGTCGCCCTGGCGCGCGGCGCGGCGGCGCCAGCCGAGGTACATGAGGCCGACGAGCACGCAGAAGACCACGGCCAGGACGACCACGGGTGCGGCCTGGCTCATCGGGTCGCCAGCTGCCCGTCGCGCACGGTGACGCGGCCGCGCAGGATCGTCGCGACGGTGCGCCCGGGCAGCTCGCGCCCGCGGAACGGCGAGTTCGCGGAGCGGGTGGCCTGCTGCTCGGGCACGACCGGCGCGCTCGGGCGCGGGTCCCACACGAGCACGTTGGCGGCCTCGCCCGGCTCGAGCGGACGACCCTGGGTCTCGTTGCGCGCGATCCGCGAGGGCGTCTCGGAGAGCACGCGGGCGACGTCGCGCCAGGTGAGGCGGCCCGTGTCGACCATCGTGGCCTGCACGACCGGCAGCGCGGTCTCGAGCCCGGTCATGCCGAAGGCGGCGACGTCCCACTCGCGGTCCTTGGCGTCGCGCGGATGGGGCGCGTGGTCGGTCGCGACGATGTCGATCGTGCCGTCGGCGAGGCCGTCGCGCACGGCCTGCACGTCGGCGGCGGTGCGCAGCGGCGGGTTCACCTTGTAGGTCGCGTCGAAACCGCGCGCGAGGTCGTCGGTCAGGAGCAGGTGGTGGGGCGTGACCTCGGCGGTCACGTCGACGCCCCGCTGCTTGGCCCAGCGCACGATCTCGACGCTGCCGGCGGTCGAGAGGTGGCACACGTGCAGGCGCGAGCCCACGTGCTCGGCGAGCAGCACGTCGCGCGCGATGATCGACTCCTCGGCGACGGCGGGCCAGCCCGCGAGCCCGATCTCGGCCGAGACGATGCCCTCGTGCATCTGGGCGCCCTCGGTCAGGCGTGGGTCCTGGGCGTGCTGGGCGATCACCCCGTCGAAGGTCTTGACGTACTCGAGGGCGCGGCGCATGAGCACGGGGTCGTGCACGCACTTGCCGTCGTCGCTGAACACGCGCACGCGGGCCTTCGAGGTGGCCATCGCGTCGAGCTCGGCGAGGCGCTCGCCCGCGAGGCCCACGGTCACGGCGCCGATCGGGCGCACGTCGCACCAGCCGGCCTCCTCGCCGCGCGCGAGCACCTGCTCGACCACGCCCGCGGTGTCCGCGGTGGGCGTCGTGTTGGCCATCGCGTGCACGGCCGTGAAGCCGCCGCGGGCAGCGGCCCGGGTGCCGGTCTCGACGGTCTCGGCCTCCTCGCCGCCGGGCTCGCGCAGGTGGGTGTGGAGGTCCACGAGGCCGGGCAGCACGATGCAGCCGGTCGCGTCGATCACCTCGGCGTCGGCGGGGGCGTCGAGGTCGGGACCGACGGCCGCGATGAGGCCGTCGGCGATGAGCACGTCGGCCGTGCCCTGGCCGTAGGGGCTTCCGCCGCGGAGGAGAAGTGCGGTCATGGCTCAGGACTCCTGGGTGGTCGAGGCGAGCAGCTGGTAGAGCACGGCCATGCGGACGCTCACGCCCGCGGCGACCTGCTCGACGATGACGCTGCGCGGGGAGTCGGCGACGTCGCCCGCGATCTCGAAGCCGCGGTTCATGGGGCCGGGGTGCAGGACGATCGCGTGGTCATCGAGGCGGGCGGCGCGCGACGTGGTCAGGCAGAAGCGGCGCGTGTACTCCGCGGGCGTGGGGAAGAAGCCGCCGCCGATCATGCGCTCGCGCTGGACGCGCAGCATCATGACCGCGTCGGTCCCCGCGGCGAGGGCCTCGTCGAGGTCGTAGACGACCTCGCAGGGCCACGCGGAGGCGCCCACCGGCACGAGCGAGGGCGGGGCCACGAGGGTCACGCGTGCGCCCAGAAGGGTCAGCAGGAGCACGTTGGAGCGGGCCACGCGGGAGTGCAGGATGTCCCCGACGATCACGACGTGGCGTCCGTCCAGGCCCTGCCCGGAGGCGTCGTCGCCCGCGAGGTGGCGGCGCAGGGTGAAGGCGTCGAGCATCGCCTGGGTGGGATGCTCGTGGGTGCCGTCGCCCGCGTTGACGATCGGCTGGGTGACCCAGCCGGCGTGTGCCAGCAGGTGCGCGGCGCCCGACGAGGGCGAGCGCACCACGATCGCGTCGGCGCCCATCGCCTGGAGCGTGAGGGCCGTGTCCTTGAGCGACTCGCCCTTGGACAGGCTCGAGCCCTTGGCCGAGAAGTTGATGACGTCGGCCGAGAGCCGCTTGGCGGCGGCCTCGAAGCTGATCCGGGTGCGCGTCGAGTCCTCCATGAAGAGGTTGACGACGGTCGTGCCGACGAGGGTCGGCAGCTTACGGATCGAGCGGGACTGGGTCGCGGCCATCTGCTCGGCGGTGTCGAGCACCGCGATCGCGTCGGCGCGCGAGAGGTCCGCGATGGAGATGAAGTGCCTCATGCCTGGGCCGCCCGTCCGCGCTCGATGGTCACGGCGTCCTCGCCGTCGGTCTCCGTCAGGTGCACGTCCACGCGCTCGGCGCGCGAGGTCGGCAGGTTCTTGCCGACGTGATCGGCGCGGATCGGCAGCTCGCGGTGACCGCGGTCGACGAGCACGGCCAGGCGCACGGCGGCGGGCCGGCCGATCGCGCCCAGGGCGTCGAGGGCGGCCCGCACGGTGCGGCCGGAGTAGAGCACGTCGTCGACGAGCACGACGATGCGGCCGTCGATGCCGCGGGCCGGGATGACGGTGCGGTGGGGTGCGCGCATGGGGTGGTCCCGCAGGTCGTCGCGGTACATCGTGATGTCGAGCGCGCCGCTCATCTGCTCGGGGTCGCGCCCGGCGCCCTCGGCCTCGCAGACGGCGCGGGCCAGGCGTGCCGCGAGCGGCACGCCGCGGTGCGGGATGCCCAGCAGGACGATGTCGTCGGCCCCGTGCCCGGACTCGACGATCTCGTGGGCGATGCGGGTCAGGGCGCGACGGATCTCGTCGGGCCCGAGCACGGTCACGTCGTCCGTGCCCTCGGTGGTGGTCATGATCGTGTGCTCCCTTCCACGCCTCACGGGACGTGCGGTTAAAGGGTCGTGATCGGTCGGGTCGAGTGTAGGCGCCGCGCCCCGCTCGGGTCTGCGCGTCTCAGCCGAGCAGGCCCCGCAGGTCGGCGAGGCGCTGCAGGAGCGCGTTGACGAACCGCGGGGAGTCCTCCGTGGAGAGCTCGCGCGCGATCGAGGCGTACTCCCCGATGATGGGGCCGACGTCCTCGGCGGGGGCGTCGAACAGGATCTCGCCGGCCCCGAGGCGCAGGAGCGCCCGGTCGACGGCCGGCATGCGCGTCAGCGGCCAGTCGCGGCTGTGGGTCTCGAGCTGCTCGTCGATCTGGTCGGCGTGCTCGGCGGCGACGCGCACGAGGGCGGCGGAGCGCTCGGGCAGCGGGGTCTGGGTCGCCGTGCGCAGCCGTCGCTGCGCGAGCACCTCGAGCACGGGCAGGGAGCGCGCGTCGGCCTCGTAGAGGACGTCGACGGCGCGGATCCGCTCACGCGTGCGCGAGGACAGGCGCTTGGTGTTGGCCGGATAGGTGCGCAGGAGCTCGACCTCTTCGCCCTCGCGGCCGGGGATCGGCAGGTTGAGGGGGTCCGGCGTGCGGGAGTCGGGCACGGTCAGGCGCGGCCGAGGTAGTCGCCGGAGCGGGTGTCGACCTTGACCTTGGTGCCTTGCTCGAGGAACAGCGGG from Brachybacterium huguangmaarense carries:
- the pyrR gene encoding bifunctional pyr operon transcriptional regulator/uracil phosphoribosyltransferase PyrR — protein: MTTTEGTDDVTVLGPDEIRRALTRIAHEIVESGHGADDIVLLGIPHRGVPLAARLARAVCEAEGAGRDPEQMSGALDITMYRDDLRDHPMRAPHRTVIPARGIDGRIVVLVDDVLYSGRTVRAALDALGAIGRPAAVRLAVLVDRGHRELPIRADHVGKNLPTSRAERVDVHLTETDGEDAVTIERGRAAQA
- a CDS encoding aspartate carbamoyltransferase catalytic subunit — translated: MRHFISIADLSRADAIAVLDTAEQMAATQSRSIRKLPTLVGTTVVNLFMEDSTRTRISFEAAAKRLSADVINFSAKGSSLSKGESLKDTALTLQAMGADAIVVRSPSSGAAHLLAHAGWVTQPIVNAGDGTHEHPTQAMLDAFTLRRHLAGDDASGQGLDGRHVVIVGDILHSRVARSNVLLLTLLGARVTLVAPPSLVPVGASAWPCEVVYDLDEALAAGTDAVMMLRVQRERMIGGGFFPTPAEYTRRFCLTTSRAARLDDHAIVLHPGPMNRGFEIAGDVADSPRSVIVEQVAAGVSVRMAVLYQLLASTTQES
- the carA gene encoding glutamine-hydrolyzing carbamoyl-phosphate synthase small subunit, which gives rise to MTTTAPAPVGPARRPRPEPAVLVLEDGTTFTGEAYGARGARLGEVVFATGMTGYQETITDPSYAGQIVVQTAPHIGNTGANAEDMESGRVWVRGYVVREAARRASNWRSEQTLDDLLADSGVVGISGIDTRQLTRRLRELGSVRGGVFSGAELEGADTAGLLERVRSEPQMTGASFVDEVTIAQPIVLEPEGEAIGTVAAVDLGIKGATPRHMVARGLRVHLLPATTTLPELLATEPDAVFFSNGPGDPATADAQVELLRGVLDAGIPYFGICFGNQLLGRALGFGTYKLRYGHRGINQPVLDVTTGKVEITAQNHGFAVDIPIRGEHTAPYDGGRYGRVMVSHIGLNDDVVEGIACLDIPAYSVQYHPEAASGPHDASYLFDRLVDLVSKES
- a CDS encoding dihydroorotase; the protein is MTALLLRGGSPYGQGTADVLIADGLIAAVGPDLDAPADAEVIDATGCIVLPGLVDLHTHLREPGGEEAETVETGTRAAARGGFTAVHAMANTTPTADTAGVVEQVLARGEEAGWCDVRPIGAVTVGLAGERLAELDAMATSKARVRVFSDDGKCVHDPVLMRRALEYVKTFDGVIAQHAQDPRLTEGAQMHEGIVSAEIGLAGWPAVAEESIIARDVLLAEHVGSRLHVCHLSTAGSVEIVRWAKQRGVDVTAEVTPHHLLLTDDLARGFDATYKVNPPLRTAADVQAVRDGLADGTIDIVATDHAPHPRDAKDREWDVAAFGMTGLETALPVVQATMVDTGRLTWRDVARVLSETPSRIARNETQGRPLEPGEAANVLVWDPRPSAPVVPEQQATRSANSPFRGRELPGRTVATILRGRVTVRDGQLATR
- the nusB gene encoding transcription antitermination factor NusB, with product MPDSRTPDPLNLPIPGREGEEVELLRTYPANTKRLSSRTRERIRAVDVLYEADARSLPVLEVLAQRRLRTATQTPLPERSAALVRVAAEHADQIDEQLETHSRDWPLTRMPAVDRALLRLGAGEILFDAPAEDVGPIIGEYASIARELSTEDSPRFVNALLQRLADLRGLLG
- a CDS encoding PH-like domain-containing protein; translation: MSQAAPVVVLAVVFCVLVGLMYLGWRRRAARQGDLPALTPPPAPPGGAGRRAEGVYVATTLAEQPLERVTARGLGARSRAVLGETEHDGGPALQVDRQGAAGFLIPWADVRSVHTAPGMVGKWIGGDGLLVIRWQLGETLLDTGFRLDERADQDRVLALADQHLPATAPAAGPPGPSDVADPQPPEELS